The following are encoded together in the Argopecten irradians isolate NY chromosome 5, Ai_NY, whole genome shotgun sequence genome:
- the LOC138323208 gene encoding uncharacterized protein: MKRAEAEATAVGPSYGTGYQAPVYIPNPVRTFQQKSIVEAYVLHFTLGLLGAHHFYLNRPGWGILYFFTFGLLGIGYLIDLFRIPVLVRDANERIQDPSKQGRVRIDDAYVLWFPFGLLGFHHFYLRNHSLGVLYFFSFGLLGIGWLIDLFLIPKYVKEANSGTHDPGKRSTGKAMVFAISPLGIFGFQHFYLNRYLFGIFYFFTFGLMGVGYIVDWFRTPLLVKRYNENRKSTDVRVKRYVDDAYLLWFPFGFLGFHHFYLNRPGWGFLYLFTFGLMGIGWLIDVFRIPGLVEDFNRTSEECRHIRTIHGPHGAPIVVGSGQQGPYVQTTVGPTTVRVNLEPPSATPTTGGATAPGYYSNGGYQSAPTYPAQQGYPAQQGYPAQQGYPTQLGYPAQQGYPPQQGFPQQQGFPQEQGYAPQAGYLPQQQLGFGGSNESPPPYTEATNEAAPLPKKD; this comes from the exons ATGAAGCGGGCTGAGGCTGAAGCGACGGCTGTAGGGCCTTCCTATGGGACGGGATACCAGGCACCGGTCTATATCCCCAATCCTGTCCGAACATTCCAACAGAAGTCTATTGTAGAGGCGTATGTCCTACATTTCACCCTCGGATTGCTGGGGGCCCATCATTTCTATCTAAACCGACCAGGATGGGGGATTCTTTACTTCTTTACATTCGGATTATTAGGGATTGGGTACCTTATCGATTTATTCCGGATACCAGTCCTTGTTAGGGATGCTAATGAACGTATTCAGGACCCTAGCAAGCAAGGGAGAGTCCGGATAGATGATGCCTATGTTCTCTGGTTTCCTTTTGGACTTCTTG GATTTCATCATTTCTACTTAAGGAACCACTCCCTCGGAGTTCTTTACTTTTTCTCGTTTGGACTGTTGGGAATAGGATGGCTAATCGACCTTTTTTTgatcccaaaatatgtcaaagAGGCCAACTCAGGAACACATGACCCAGGTAAAAGGTCAACAGGCAAGGCGATGGTCTTTGCCATTTCCCCACTTGGAATCTTTGGTTTTCAACATTTTTACTTGAACCGTTATCTATTCGGAATCTTCTACTTTTTTACGTTCGGACTAATGGGAGTTGGCTATATTGTTGATTGGTTCCGAACACCACTTCTAGTTAAGCGATACAACGAAAACCGGAAGTCAACCGATGTTCGAGTAAAGCGTTATGTTGATGATGCATATCTTCTGTGGTTTCCATTTGGTTTTCTCGGGTTTCATCACTTCTACCTCAACCGTCCCGGATGGGGATTCCTGTATCTATTTACCTTCGGACTGATGGGAATAGGATGGCTCATAGATGTGTTCAGGATACCGGGCCTTGTTGAAGATTTCAATAGGACCAGTGAGGAGTGTCGTCACATCAGAACTATCCACGGGCCACATGGTGCACCAATTGTAGTAGGAAGTGGCCAACAGGGCCCGTATGTGCAGACAACAGTGG gtCCGACGACAGTAAGAGTAAATCTTGAGCCTCCATCAGCAACGCCCACAACAGGAGGAGCTACGGCTCCTGGATATTATTCAAACGGAGGATATCAAAGTGCTCCGACATACCCGGCACAGCAAGGCTATCCGGCACAGCAAGGCTATCCGGCACAGCAAGGTTATCCCACACAGTTAGGCTATCCTGCACAACAAGGCTACCCTCCTCAACAGGGATTTCCTCAACAACAGGGATTTCCCCAAGAACAGGGATATGCCCCACAAGCAGGATATCTGCCCCAGCAACAATTAG GTTTTGGTGGTTCTAATGAGAGTCCCCCACCCTACACAGAGGCCACCAACGAAGCTGCACCATTACCGAAAAAAGACTGA